A single Pantoea rwandensis DNA region contains:
- the rplL gene encoding 50S ribosomal protein L7/L12, with protein sequence MSITKDQILEAVAAMSVMEVVELVSAMEEKFGVSAAAAVAVAAGPAEAAEEKTEFDVILKAAGANKVAVIKAVRTATGLGLKEAKDLVEATGVIKEGISKDDAAALEALLKEAGAEVEVK encoded by the coding sequence ATGTCTATCACCAAAGATCAAATTCTGGAAGCAGTAGCAGCTATGTCCGTAATGGAAGTAGTTGAGCTGGTTTCTGCTATGGAAGAAAAATTCGGCGTTTCTGCTGCTGCTGCTGTAGCTGTTGCTGCTGGCCCAGCTGAAGCTGCTGAAGAGAAAACTGAATTCGACGTAATTCTGAAAGCTGCTGGCGCTAACAAAGTTGCCGTAATCAAAGCAGTTCGTACTGCAACTGGTCTGGGCCTGAAAGAAGCTAAAGACCTGGTTGAAGCTACCGGTGTTATCAAAGAAGGCATCAGCAAAGATGACGCAGCTGCTCTGGAAGCACTGCTGAAAGAAGCTGGCGCTGAAGTTGAAGTTAAGTAA
- the rpoB gene encoding DNA-directed RNA polymerase subunit beta — protein MVYSYTEKKRIRKDFGKRPQVLDIPYLLSIQLDSFQKFIEQDPEGQYGLEAAFRSVFPISSYSGNSELQYVSYRLGEPVFDVTECQIRGVTYSAPLRVKLRLVIYEREAPEGTVKDIKEQEVYMGEIPLMTDNGTFVINGTERVIVSQLHRSPGVFFDSDKGKTHSSGKVLYNARIIPYRGSWLDFEFDPKDNLFVRIDRRRKLPASIILRALHYTTEQILDLFFDKVVYEIRDNKLQMELVPERLRGETASFDIEANGTVYVEKGRRITARHIRQLEKDGIQHIEVPVEYIAGKVVAKDYVDLNTGELIVPANMELSLDLLAKLSQSGHKRIETLFTNDLDHGPYISETLRVDPTNDRLSALVEIYRMMRPGEPPTREAAENLFENLFFSEDRYDLSAVGRMKFNRSLLRDEIEGSGILSKDDIIEVMKKLIGIRNGIGEVDDIDHLGNRRIRSVGEMAENQFRVGLVRVERAVKERLSLGDLDTLMPQDMINAKPISAAVKEFFGSSQLSQFMDQNNPLSEITHKRRISALGPGGLTRERAGFEVRDVHPTHYGRVCPIETPEGPNIGLINSLSVYAQTNEYGFLETPYRRVVDGKVSDEIHYLSAIEEGNYVIAQANTNLAEDGSFVDDLVTCRSKGESSLFSRDQVDYMDVSTQQVVSVGASLIPFLEHDDANRALMGANMQRQAVPTLRADKPLVGTGMERAVAVDSGVTAVAKRGGSVQYVDASRIVIKVNEDEMYPGEAGIDIYNLTKYTRSNQNTCINQMPCVSLGEPIERGDVLADGPSTDLGELALGQNMRVAFMPWNGYNFEDSILVSERVVQEDRFTTIHIQELACVSRDTKLGPEEITADIPNVGEAALSKLDESGIVYIGAEVTGGDILVGKVTPKGETQLTPEEKLLRAIFGEKASDVKDSSLRVPNGVSGTVIDVQVFTRDGVEKDKRALEIEEMQLKQAKKDLSEELQILEAGLFSRIQAVLISGGVEAEKLDKLPRERWLELGLTDEEKQNSLEQLAEQYDELKHEFEKKLEAKRRKITQGDDLAPGVLKIVKVYLAVKRQIQPGDKMAGRHGNKGVISKINPIEDMPYDENGTPVDIVLNPLGVPSRMNIGQILETHLGMAAKGIGEKINAMLKKQEEVAKLREFIQRAYDLGTDVRQKVDLNTFTDDEVLRLAENLKKGMPIATPVFDGAKESEIKELLQLGGLPSSGQITLFDGRTGEQFERQVTVGYMYMLKLNHLVDDKMHARSTGSYSLVTQQPLGGKAQFGGQRFGEMEVWALEAYGAAYTLQEMLTVKSDDVNGRTKMYKNIVDGNHQMEPGMPESFNVLLKEIRSLGINIELEDE, from the coding sequence ATGGTTTACTCCTATACCGAGAAAAAACGTATTCGTAAGGATTTTGGTAAACGTCCACAAGTACTGGACATACCTTATCTCCTTTCTATCCAGCTTGACTCGTTCCAGAAGTTTATCGAGCAAGATCCAGAAGGCCAATACGGTCTGGAAGCAGCCTTCCGCTCCGTATTCCCAATCTCAAGCTACAGCGGCAACTCTGAGTTGCAGTATGTCAGCTACCGTTTGGGTGAGCCGGTCTTTGACGTAACTGAATGTCAGATCCGTGGCGTGACCTATTCGGCACCGCTGCGCGTGAAACTGCGTCTGGTGATCTACGAGCGTGAAGCGCCGGAAGGCACCGTAAAAGACATCAAAGAACAAGAAGTGTACATGGGTGAAATTCCACTCATGACCGACAACGGTACCTTTGTTATCAATGGTACTGAGCGTGTTATCGTTTCTCAGCTGCATCGTAGTCCTGGCGTGTTCTTTGACAGCGATAAGGGTAAAACGCACTCTTCCGGTAAAGTGCTTTATAACGCACGTATCATCCCTTACCGCGGTTCATGGCTCGACTTCGAGTTTGACCCGAAAGACAACCTGTTTGTCCGTATTGACCGTCGCCGTAAGCTGCCGGCCAGTATCATTCTGCGCGCACTGCACTACACCACTGAACAAATCCTTGATCTGTTCTTTGACAAAGTCGTGTATGAAATCCGCGATAACAAACTGCAGATGGAACTGGTGCCTGAGCGCCTGCGTGGTGAAACCGCCAGCTTCGATATCGAAGCCAACGGCACGGTCTACGTTGAGAAAGGTCGTCGCATCACTGCGCGTCATATTCGTCAGCTGGAAAAAGACGGTATTCAACACATTGAAGTCCCAGTTGAATACATTGCTGGCAAAGTCGTCGCTAAAGATTACGTTGACCTGAACACCGGCGAGCTGATTGTTCCTGCGAACATGGAACTGTCACTGGATCTGCTGGCTAAACTGAGCCAGTCAGGCCACAAGCGCATTGAAACGCTGTTCACCAACGACTTGGATCACGGCCCATACATTTCAGAGACCCTGCGTGTTGACCCAACCAACGATCGCCTGAGCGCGCTGGTTGAGATCTACCGTATGATGCGTCCTGGTGAGCCGCCAACGCGCGAAGCTGCAGAGAATCTGTTCGAGAACCTGTTCTTCTCAGAAGATCGTTACGATCTGTCTGCAGTTGGCCGTATGAAGTTCAACCGTTCACTGCTGCGTGATGAAATCGAAGGTTCAGGTATCCTGAGCAAAGACGACATCATTGAAGTGATGAAGAAACTGATCGGCATCCGTAACGGTATTGGCGAAGTCGATGATATCGACCACCTCGGCAACCGTCGTATCCGTTCAGTCGGTGAGATGGCTGAGAACCAGTTCCGTGTGGGTCTGGTGCGTGTTGAGCGTGCTGTTAAAGAGCGTCTGTCTCTGGGCGACCTCGATACCCTGATGCCTCAGGACATGATCAACGCCAAGCCAATCTCGGCGGCGGTGAAAGAGTTCTTCGGTTCAAGCCAGCTGTCCCAGTTTATGGATCAGAACAACCCGTTGTCTGAGATCACGCATAAGCGTCGTATCTCTGCTCTGGGCCCAGGCGGTCTGACGCGTGAGCGTGCAGGCTTCGAAGTGCGTGACGTACACCCAACCCACTACGGTCGTGTGTGCCCAATCGAAACGCCTGAAGGTCCGAACATCGGTCTGATCAACTCCCTTTCTGTTTACGCGCAGACTAACGAATACGGCTTCCTTGAGACTCCGTACCGTCGCGTGGTAGATGGCAAAGTGAGTGATGAAATTCATTACCTCTCTGCAATCGAAGAGGGTAACTACGTTATCGCTCAGGCGAACACCAACCTTGCTGAAGACGGTAGCTTTGTTGACGATCTCGTCACTTGCCGTAGCAAAGGTGAATCAAGCCTGTTCAGCCGTGATCAAGTTGACTACATGGACGTTTCGACCCAACAGGTCGTTTCAGTCGGTGCGTCACTGATTCCATTCCTGGAGCACGATGATGCTAACCGCGCCTTGATGGGTGCGAACATGCAACGTCAGGCAGTACCAACCCTGCGCGCTGATAAGCCGCTGGTTGGTACCGGTATGGAACGCGCAGTAGCGGTTGACTCCGGTGTAACTGCCGTAGCGAAACGTGGCGGTTCCGTTCAGTACGTTGATGCTTCTCGTATCGTTATCAAAGTTAACGAAGATGAGATGTATCCGGGCGAAGCGGGTATCGACATCTACAACCTGACCAAGTACACCCGTTCTAACCAGAACACCTGCATCAACCAGATGCCATGTGTGTCCCTGGGTGAGCCAATCGAACGTGGCGACGTGCTGGCAGATGGCCCGTCTACCGATCTCGGTGAACTGGCGCTGGGTCAGAACATGCGCGTGGCATTCATGCCATGGAACGGTTACAACTTCGAAGACTCCATCCTCGTTTCTGAGCGTGTTGTCCAGGAAGACCGTTTCACCACTATCCACATCCAGGAACTGGCGTGTGTGTCTCGTGACACCAAGCTGGGGCCAGAAGAGATCACCGCTGACATCCCGAACGTGGGTGAAGCTGCGCTCTCCAAACTGGATGAATCCGGTATCGTGTATATCGGTGCGGAAGTGACCGGTGGTGACATTCTGGTCGGTAAAGTGACGCCGAAAGGCGAAACCCAGCTGACGCCAGAAGAGAAACTGCTGCGTGCGATCTTCGGTGAGAAAGCGTCTGACGTTAAAGACTCTTCTCTGCGTGTTCCTAACGGTGTTTCCGGTACGGTTATCGACGTACAGGTCTTCACCCGTGATGGCGTAGAAAAAGACAAGCGCGCGCTTGAAATCGAAGAGATGCAGCTGAAGCAGGCTAAGAAAGACCTGTCTGAAGAACTGCAGATCCTCGAAGCGGGCTTGTTCAGCCGTATTCAGGCTGTACTGATTTCGGGTGGTGTTGAAGCTGAGAAGCTGGATAAACTGCCACGTGAGCGCTGGTTGGAACTGGGCCTGACTGACGAAGAGAAGCAAAACTCTCTCGAGCAGCTGGCTGAGCAGTATGACGAGCTGAAGCACGAGTTTGAGAAGAAACTCGAAGCTAAGCGCCGCAAAATCACTCAGGGCGATGACCTGGCACCAGGCGTGCTGAAAATCGTGAAAGTGTACCTGGCGGTTAAACGTCAGATCCAGCCTGGTGACAAGATGGCAGGTCGTCACGGTAACAAGGGTGTTATCTCTAAGATCAACCCGATCGAAGATATGCCTTACGATGAGAACGGTACGCCGGTCGACATCGTACTGAACCCGCTGGGCGTACCGTCACGTATGAACATCGGTCAGATTCTGGAAACCCACCTGGGGATGGCAGCGAAAGGCATCGGTGAGAAGATCAACGCGATGCTCAAGAAGCAGGAAGAAGTTGCCAAACTGCGTGAGTTCATCCAGCGTGCTTACGATCTGGGCACGGATGTGCGTCAGAAAGTTGATCTGAACACCTTCACTGACGATGAAGTTCTGCGTCTGGCTGAGAACCTGAAAAAAGGTATGCCAATCGCAACGCCAGTGTTTGATGGTGCGAAAGAGAGCGAGATCAAAGAGCTGCTGCAGCTCGGCGGCCTGCCTTCTTCTGGCCAGATCACCCTGTTCGACGGCCGTACCGGTGAGCAGTTTGAGCGTCAGGTAACCGTAGGTTACATGTACATGCTGAAACTGAACCACCTGGTTGACGACAAGATGCACGCACGTTCTACCGGCTCTTACAGCCTCGTTACTCAGCAGCCGCTGGGTGGTAAGGCGCAGTTCGGTGGTCAGCGCTTCGGTGAGATGGAAGTGTGGGCACTGGAAGCATACGGTGCTGCGTATACCCTGCAGGAAATGCTGACTGTTAAGTCTGATGACGTGAATGGCCGTACGAAGATGTATAAAAACATCGTCGATGGCAACCATCAGATGGAACCAGGCATGCCGGAATCCTTCAACGTACTGTTGAAAGAGATTCGCTCGCTGGGTATCAACATCGAGCTGGAAGACGAGTAA
- the rplJ gene encoding 50S ribosomal protein L10: MALNLQGKQAIVAEVSEVAKGALSAVVADSRGVTVDKMTELRKAGREAGVYMRVVRNTLLRRVVEGTQFEILKDTFVGPTLIAYSLEHPGAAARLFKEFAKANAKFEVKAAAFEGELITAANIDRLATLPTYEEALARLMSTMKEAAAGKLVRTLAAVRDAKEAA; this comes from the coding sequence ATGGCATTAAATCTTCAAGGCAAACAAGCGATTGTTGCTGAAGTTAGCGAAGTAGCCAAAGGCGCGCTTTCAGCGGTTGTTGCGGATTCCCGTGGCGTTACCGTTGATAAAATGACCGAACTGCGTAAAGCAGGTCGTGAAGCTGGCGTTTACATGCGTGTTGTTCGCAACACCTTGCTGCGCCGCGTCGTTGAAGGAACTCAGTTTGAGATCCTGAAAGACACGTTTGTTGGTCCGACCCTGATTGCATACTCTTTGGAACACCCGGGCGCTGCTGCTCGTCTGTTCAAAGAGTTCGCGAAAGCGAATGCAAAATTTGAGGTCAAAGCTGCAGCCTTTGAAGGTGAGCTGATCACGGCGGCCAATATTGACCGTCTGGCAACTCTGCCGACTTACGAAGAAGCACTGGCACGTCTGATGTCGACCATGAAAGAAGCCGCTGCTGGCAAACTGGTTCGCACTCTGGCTGCTGTACGCGATGCAAAAGAAGCGGCTTAA
- the rplA gene encoding 50S ribosomal protein L1 yields the protein MAKLTKRMSVIRDKVDATKQYDIAEAIALLKELATAKFVESVDVAVNLGIDARKSDQNVRGATVLPHGTGRSVRVAVFTQGANAEAAKAAGAELVGMEDLADQIKKGEMNFDVVIASPDAMRVVGQLGQVLGPRGLMPNPKVGTVTPNVAEAVKNAKAGQVRYRNDKNGIIHTTIGKVDFDADKLKENLESLLVALKKAKPSQAKGVYIKKVSISTTMGAGVAVDQAGLSAAAN from the coding sequence ATGGCTAAGCTGACCAAGCGCATGAGCGTAATCCGTGACAAAGTTGATGCGACCAAGCAGTACGACATCGCTGAAGCTATTGCTCTGCTTAAAGAACTGGCAACTGCTAAGTTCGTTGAGAGCGTTGACGTTGCTGTTAACCTCGGCATCGATGCACGTAAATCAGATCAGAACGTTCGCGGCGCGACTGTTCTGCCACACGGTACTGGTCGTTCAGTACGTGTTGCTGTATTTACCCAAGGCGCAAACGCAGAAGCTGCTAAAGCAGCTGGCGCTGAGCTGGTAGGTATGGAAGATCTGGCTGACCAGATCAAAAAAGGCGAAATGAACTTTGACGTTGTAATTGCATCTCCAGATGCAATGCGCGTTGTTGGCCAGTTGGGCCAGGTTCTGGGTCCACGCGGCCTGATGCCAAACCCGAAAGTGGGTACTGTAACTCCTAACGTTGCTGAAGCAGTGAAAAACGCTAAAGCTGGTCAGGTTCGTTATCGTAACGACAAAAACGGCATCATCCACACTACCATTGGTAAAGTGGACTTCGACGCTGACAAACTGAAAGAAAACCTGGAATCTCTGCTGGTTGCGCTGAAAAAAGCGAAACCTTCACAGGCTAAAGGCGTGTACATCAAGAAAGTTAGCATCTCTACCACCATGGGCGCCGGCGTTGCCGTTGACCAGGCTGGTCTGAGCGCAGCAGCAAACTAA
- the rpoC gene encoding DNA-directed RNA polymerase subunit beta' — MKDLLKFLKAQTKTEEFDAIKIALASPDMIRSWSFGEVKKPETINYRTFKPERDGLFCARIFGPVKDYECLCGKYKRLKHRGVICEKCGVEVTQTKVRRERMGHIELASPTAHIWFLKSLPSRIGLLLDMPLRDIERVLYFESYVVIEGGMTNLEKRQILTEEQYLDALEEFGDEFDAKMGAEAIQALLKNMDLEQECEQLREELNETNSETKRKKLTKRIKLLEAFVQSGNKPEWMILTVLPVLPPDLRPLVPLDGGRFATSDLNDLYRRVINRNNRLKRLLDLAAPDIIVRNEKRMLQEAVDALLDNGRRGRAITGSNKRPLKSLADMIKGKQGRFRQNLLGKRVDYSGRSVITVGPYLRLHQCGLPKKMALELFKPFIYGKLELRGLATTIKAAKKMVEREEAVVWDILDEVIREHPVLLNRAPTLHRLGIQAFEPVLIEGKAIQLHPLVCAAYNADFDGDQMAVHVPLTLEAQLEARALMMSTNNILSPANGEPIIVPSQDVVLGLYYMTRDKVNARGEGMVLTGPKEAERVYRAGLAELHARVKVRITEYSKNEQEEFVAKTSLIDTTIGRAILWMIVPKGLPYSIVNQALGKKAISKMLNTCYRILGLKPTVIFADQTMYTGFAYAARSGASVGIDDMVIPAKKAEIVAEAEAEVAEIQEQFQSGLVTAGERYNKVIDIWAAANERVSKAMMDNLQTETVINRHGEEEQQVSFNSIYMMADSGARGSAAQIRQLAGMRGLMAKPDGSIIETPITANFREGLNVLQYFISTHGARKGLADTALKTANSGYLTRRLVDVAQDLVVTEDDCGTFEGIMMTPVIEGGDVKEPLRERVLGRVTAEDVLKPGTADILIPRNTLIDEHWCDVIEENSVDAIKVRSVVGCETDFGVCAHCYGRDLARGHIINKGEAIGVIAAQSIGEPGTQLTMRTFHIGGAASRAAAESSIQVKNKGTIKLTNAKSVTNSSGKLVIVSRNVELKMIDEFGRTKESYKVPYGAMMAKGDGEQVAAGETVANWDPHTMPVITEVGGFIRFTDMIDGQTITRQTDDLTGLSSLVVLDSAERTAGGKDLRPALKIVDANGNDVLIPGTDMPAQYFLPGKAIVQLEDGVKISAGDTLSRVPQESGGTKDITGGLPRVADLFEARRPKEPAILAEISGIISFGKETKGKRRLVITPVDGSDPYEEMIPKWRQLNVFEGERVERGDVVSDGPESPHDILRLRGVHAVTRYITNEVQEVYRLQGVKINDKHIEVIVRQMLRKATIASAGSTEFLEGEQAEYSRIKIANRDLEANGKIGATFMRDLLGITKASLATESFISAASFQETTRVLTEAAVAGKRDELRGLKENVIVGRLIPAGTGYAYHQDRMRRRSVGEAPVAPQVTADEASASLAELLNAGLGGSDDE; from the coding sequence GTGAAAGACTTACTTAAGTTTCTGAAAGCGCAAACTAAGACCGAAGAGTTTGATGCGATCAAGATCGCTCTGGCCTCGCCAGACATGATCCGTTCATGGTCTTTTGGTGAAGTTAAAAAGCCAGAGACCATTAACTACCGTACCTTCAAGCCGGAGCGTGACGGTCTTTTCTGCGCCCGTATCTTTGGGCCGGTAAAAGATTACGAATGCCTGTGCGGTAAGTACAAGCGTTTGAAACATCGCGGCGTAATCTGTGAGAAGTGTGGCGTTGAAGTTACACAGACCAAAGTGCGTCGTGAGCGCATGGGCCACATTGAACTAGCTTCACCGACTGCGCACATTTGGTTCCTGAAATCACTGCCTTCGCGTATCGGCTTGCTGCTGGATATGCCACTGCGTGATATCGAGCGCGTACTGTACTTCGAATCATATGTTGTGATCGAAGGCGGTATGACCAACCTGGAAAAACGTCAGATTCTGACCGAAGAGCAGTACCTTGACGCGCTGGAAGAGTTCGGTGACGAATTCGACGCGAAGATGGGTGCGGAAGCTATCCAGGCGCTGCTGAAAAATATGGATCTGGAGCAAGAGTGCGAGCAGCTGCGTGAAGAGCTGAACGAAACCAACTCCGAGACCAAACGTAAAAAGCTGACCAAGCGTATCAAGCTGCTGGAAGCGTTTGTTCAGTCTGGCAACAAGCCAGAGTGGATGATCCTGACCGTTCTGCCGGTTCTGCCGCCAGATCTGCGTCCGCTGGTACCGCTGGATGGTGGTCGTTTCGCTACGTCGGATCTGAACGATCTGTACCGTCGCGTTATCAACCGTAACAACCGTCTGAAACGTCTGCTGGATCTGGCTGCGCCAGATATCATCGTACGTAACGAAAAGCGTATGCTGCAGGAAGCGGTAGATGCCTTGCTGGATAACGGCCGTCGCGGTCGTGCCATCACTGGCTCTAACAAACGTCCTCTGAAATCTTTGGCCGATATGATCAAAGGTAAGCAGGGTCGTTTCCGTCAGAACCTGTTGGGTAAACGTGTTGACTACTCTGGTCGTTCTGTGATCACCGTAGGTCCATACCTGCGTCTGCATCAGTGCGGTCTGCCGAAGAAAATGGCACTGGAGCTGTTCAAACCGTTCATCTACGGCAAGCTGGAACTGCGTGGCCTCGCGACCACCATCAAAGCTGCTAAGAAGATGGTTGAGCGTGAAGAAGCTGTCGTTTGGGATATCCTGGACGAAGTGATCCGCGAACATCCAGTACTGCTGAACCGTGCACCAACCCTGCACCGTTTGGGTATCCAGGCATTCGAACCTGTTCTGATCGAAGGTAAAGCGATCCAGCTGCACCCGCTGGTTTGTGCGGCATATAACGCCGACTTCGATGGTGACCAGATGGCAGTTCACGTACCGCTGACGCTGGAAGCTCAGCTGGAAGCGCGTGCGCTGATGATGTCTACCAACAACATCCTGTCACCTGCGAACGGCGAGCCAATCATCGTTCCTTCTCAGGACGTTGTACTGGGTCTGTACTACATGACCCGTGACAAAGTGAATGCGCGTGGCGAAGGCATGGTGCTGACTGGCCCGAAAGAAGCTGAGCGTGTTTATCGCGCTGGCCTGGCCGAGTTGCATGCTCGCGTTAAAGTGCGTATCACCGAGTACAGCAAAAACGAACAAGAAGAGTTCGTCGCGAAAACCAGCTTAATCGACACCACCATTGGTCGTGCGATTCTGTGGATGATCGTGCCGAAAGGTCTGCCTTACTCCATCGTCAACCAGGCGCTGGGTAAGAAAGCTATCTCTAAGATGCTGAACACCTGTTACCGCATCCTGGGCCTGAAGCCGACCGTTATCTTCGCTGACCAGACCATGTACACCGGCTTTGCTTACGCAGCCCGTTCAGGTGCCTCTGTAGGTATCGACGACATGGTGATCCCGGCTAAGAAAGCGGAAATCGTGGCAGAAGCAGAAGCGGAAGTTGCTGAGATTCAGGAACAGTTCCAGTCTGGTCTGGTTACTGCTGGCGAACGTTACAACAAAGTCATCGATATCTGGGCCGCAGCGAACGAACGCGTTTCCAAGGCGATGATGGACAACCTGCAAACCGAAACCGTGATTAACCGTCACGGCGAAGAAGAGCAGCAAGTCTCGTTCAACAGCATCTACATGATGGCCGACTCCGGTGCGCGTGGTTCTGCAGCTCAGATTCGTCAGCTGGCCGGTATGCGTGGTCTGATGGCTAAGCCAGATGGCTCAATCATCGAAACGCCAATCACCGCGAACTTCCGTGAAGGTCTGAACGTACTCCAGTACTTCATCTCGACGCACGGTGCGCGTAAAGGTCTTGCGGATACCGCACTGAAAACCGCTAACTCCGGTTATCTGACGCGTCGTCTGGTAGACGTTGCGCAGGACTTGGTGGTGACCGAAGACGACTGTGGTACTTTCGAAGGCATCATGATGACTCCGGTTATCGAAGGTGGCGACGTTAAAGAACCACTGCGTGAGCGTGTACTGGGTCGTGTGACCGCAGAAGACGTGCTGAAGCCAGGTACTGCTGACATTCTGATCCCGCGTAATACGCTGATCGATGAGCACTGGTGTGATGTGATCGAAGAGAATTCGGTCGATGCCATTAAAGTGCGTTCTGTTGTTGGTTGTGAAACCGACTTTGGTGTGTGTGCACACTGCTACGGTCGCGACCTGGCTCGTGGTCACATCATCAACAAAGGTGAGGCCATCGGCGTTATCGCAGCACAGTCCATCGGTGAGCCGGGTACACAGCTGACGATGCGTACGTTCCACATCGGTGGTGCGGCATCTCGTGCGGCTGCTGAATCCAGCATCCAGGTGAAGAACAAAGGTACTATCAAGCTGACCAACGCGAAGTCTGTAACCAACTCCTCCGGGAAACTGGTTATCGTCTCTCGTAACGTTGAGCTGAAGATGATCGATGAATTCGGTCGTACCAAAGAGAGCTATAAAGTCCCTTACGGCGCGATGATGGCCAAAGGTGATGGCGAGCAGGTTGCCGCGGGCGAAACCGTAGCAAACTGGGATCCGCATACCATGCCAGTTATTACTGAAGTGGGCGGTTTCATTCGCTTCACTGACATGATTGATGGTCAGACGATTACTCGTCAGACTGATGACCTGACTGGTCTGTCATCGCTGGTGGTTCTGGATTCTGCAGAACGTACTGCGGGCGGTAAAGATCTGCGTCCTGCGCTGAAAATTGTTGATGCCAACGGAAATGATGTTCTGATTCCAGGTACCGACATGCCAGCTCAGTACTTCCTGCCGGGCAAAGCAATTGTGCAGCTGGAAGATGGCGTTAAGATCAGTGCTGGTGACACCCTGTCTCGCGTACCTCAGGAATCTGGCGGTACCAAGGACATCACCGGTGGTCTGCCACGCGTTGCTGACTTGTTCGAAGCGCGTCGTCCGAAAGAGCCAGCCATTCTGGCCGAGATCAGCGGTATTATCTCGTTCGGTAAAGAGACCAAAGGCAAGCGTCGTCTGGTGATTACGCCAGTTGATGGTAGCGATCCGTACGAAGAGATGATTCCGAAATGGCGTCAGCTGAACGTATTCGAAGGTGAGCGTGTTGAACGTGGTGACGTTGTTTCTGACGGCCCAGAATCTCCACACGATATCCTGCGTCTGCGTGGCGTCCATGCTGTGACCCGTTACATCACTAACGAAGTGCAGGAAGTTTACCGTCTGCAAGGCGTTAAGATTAACGATAAACACATCGAAGTCATCGTGCGTCAGATGCTGCGTAAAGCAACCATCGCCAGCGCGGGCAGCACCGAGTTCCTGGAAGGTGAGCAGGCTGAATACTCTCGCATCAAGATCGCGAACCGCGACCTCGAAGCGAACGGCAAAATTGGCGCAACCTTTATGCGCGATCTGCTGGGTATCACCAAAGCTTCTCTGGCAACCGAATCGTTCATCTCTGCAGCATCGTTCCAGGAGACCACACGTGTCCTGACCGAAGCAGCAGTTGCAGGCAAGCGCGATGAACTGCGCGGCCTGAAAGAGAACGTGATCGTGGGTCGTTTGATCCCGGCCGGTACCGGTTATGCTTACCATCAGGATCGTATGCGTCGCCGTTCTGTAGGTGAAGCACCGGTTGCACCGCAGGTCACTGCGGATGAAGCCTCTGCGAGCCTGGCTGAACTGCTGAACGCCGGTCTTGGCGGTAGCGACGACGAATAA
- a CDS encoding DUF1127 domain-containing protein produces MEFDQNRAAKPFDVTLLDMVRGAGRAIKRWRARRETRKILSHLSDAQLRDIGLTRHDICRKG; encoded by the coding sequence ATGGAATTCGATCAAAACCGCGCAGCAAAACCATTTGATGTAACACTACTGGACATGGTTCGTGGTGCAGGGCGCGCCATCAAGAGATGGCGCGCGCGCCGTGAGACTCGCAAAATTCTGTCTCACTTAAGCGATGCACAACTACGCGACATTGGCCTGACCCGCCACGATATCTGCCGTAAGGGCTGA
- the rplK gene encoding 50S ribosomal protein L11 codes for MAKKVQAYVKLQVAAGMANPSPPVGPALGQQGVNIMEFCKAFNAKTESLEKGLPTPVVITVYSDRSFTFVTKTPPAAVLLKKAAGIKSGSGKPNKDKVGKVSRAQVREIAETKAADMTGADVEAMTRSIEGTARSMGLVVED; via the coding sequence ATGGCTAAGAAAGTACAAGCCTACGTCAAGCTGCAAGTTGCAGCTGGTATGGCGAACCCAAGTCCACCTGTTGGTCCAGCACTGGGTCAGCAGGGTGTTAACATCATGGAATTCTGTAAAGCGTTCAACGCCAAAACAGAATCTCTGGAGAAAGGCCTGCCTACTCCAGTTGTTATCACTGTATACAGCGACCGTTCTTTCACCTTCGTTACCAAGACCCCTCCGGCTGCCGTACTGCTGAAAAAAGCAGCGGGCATCAAGTCTGGTTCTGGTAAGCCGAACAAAGACAAAGTCGGTAAAGTTTCTCGTGCTCAGGTACGTGAAATCGCAGAAACTAAAGCTGCGGACATGACTGGTGCTGACGTAGAAGCGATGACTCGCTCTATCGAAGGTACTGCACGTTCCATGGGCCTGGTAGTAGAGGATTAA